Proteins encoded together in one candidate division WOR-3 bacterium window:
- a CDS encoding CDP-alcohol phosphatidyltransferase family protein has protein sequence MVWDSLREKGKKLLYPLVKLFSFLPPNLITFIGFLIVFFSSIFIWKGFFRIGGIILIFGSILDAIDGEVARMKEKTSKFGAFLDSTLDRYAEFFIFFSIALGGKSKLLFAFCVVAFLGAYITSYVRARGEGLEIEIKEGLFTRTERIVLLIIGLVLIPEKIIYVIGIIAFGANITAVQRMIIAYERLKKGGS, from the coding sequence TTGGTCTGGGATAGCTTAAGGGAAAAAGGGAAGAAGCTTCTTTACCCACTTGTTAAATTATTTTCCTTTCTCCCCCCAAATCTTATAACTTTTATTGGTTTCTTAATTGTGTTTTTTTCTTCCATATTTATTTGGAAAGGTTTTTTTAGAATAGGAGGGATAATTTTAATTTTTGGTTCGATCTTAGATGCAATTGATGGAGAGGTTGCCAGAATGAAAGAGAAAACATCAAAATTTGGGGCTTTTCTTGATTCGACCCTTGACAGATACGCAGAGTTTTTTATATTTTTTTCTATAGCTTTAGGAGGTAAGAGTAAGCTTCTTTTTGCTTTTTGTGTGGTGGCTTTTTTAGGAGCTTATATTACAAGTTATGTAAGAGCAAGAGGAGAAGGGTTGGAAATTGAAATTAAAGAAGGTTTGTTTACGAGGACAGAAAGAATTGTTCTTTTGATTATTGGTCTGGTTTTAATACCAGAGAAGATAATTTATGTAATTGGAATAATAGCTTTTGGAGCGAATATAACAGCTGTTCAAAGAATGATAATTGCTTATGAACGGCTGAAAAAGGGAGGTAGCTAA
- a CDS encoding inositol-3-phosphate synthase has translation MDDDKIRVAIVGVGNCASSLVQGVYYYRNADPNQSIPGIMHVDLGGYHIRDIEFVAAFDINVTKVGKDLSEAIFAPPNNTYKFTDVPKLGVKVQRGMTHDGIGKYLANVIKKAPGSTVDIVKVLKDTGAEIMISYLPVGSEEATKWYVEQALQAEVGFINAIPVFIASSKYWSDRFKEKGLPIIGDDIKSQVGATIVHRALTQLFLDRGVRLKRTFQLNVGGNTDFLNMLERERLVSKEKSKTQAVTSLLPYDIGKENIHIGPSDYIEWLADRKWAYMRLEGQTFGDVPLNIELKLEVWDSPNSAGVIIDAIRIMKLALNHKIGGALIEPSSYLMKSPPKQYPDSIAKQKTEEFIEKYRKKPKK, from the coding sequence ATGGATGATGATAAAATTAGAGTTGCAATAGTTGGTGTTGGAAATTGTGCTTCTTCACTTGTTCAAGGGGTTTATTATTATAGGAATGCAGATCCAAATCAGTCTATTCCCGGAATTATGCATGTAGATTTAGGTGGATACCACATTAGAGATATTGAGTTTGTCGCTGCTTTTGATATAAATGTTACGAAGGTTGGGAAGGATCTTTCAGAGGCAATTTTTGCTCCTCCAAACAATACTTATAAATTTACAGATGTTCCAAAACTTGGTGTTAAGGTGCAAAGAGGAATGACCCACGATGGAATTGGTAAATATCTTGCGAATGTGATAAAGAAAGCTCCTGGTTCAACTGTAGATATTGTAAAAGTTCTTAAGGATACTGGAGCAGAAATAATGATTAGCTACCTACCTGTAGGAAGTGAAGAGGCAACAAAATGGTATGTAGAGCAAGCTCTTCAGGCAGAGGTTGGATTTATAAATGCAATTCCCGTTTTTATAGCTTCTTCAAAGTATTGGTCTGATAGGTTCAAGGAAAAGGGGCTTCCTATTATAGGAGATGATATTAAATCTCAAGTTGGAGCTACAATTGTTCATAGAGCTTTAACTCAGCTTTTCCTTGATAGAGGGGTTAGGCTTAAAAGGACGTTCCAATTAAACGTGGGTGGAAATACAGATTTCTTAAATATGTTAGAGAGAGAAAGACTTGTTTCTAAGGAGAAGTCAAAAACGCAAGCTGTTACTTCTCTTCTTCCTTATGACATTGGTAAAGAGAACATTCACATAGGACCTTCTGATTATATAGAATGGCTTGCTGATAGGAAATGGGCTTATATGAGGTTAGAAGGGCAAACTTTTGGAGATGTTCCACTTAATATTGAGTTGAAATTAGAAGTTTGGGATTCACCGAATTCCGCAGGAGTAATAATAGACGCAATTAGAATAATGAAACTTGCCCTTAATCATAAAATTGGAGGAGCATTAATAGAACCTTCTTCTTATTTAATGAAATCTCCTCCAAAGCAGTATCCTGATTCTATAGCAAAGCAAAAAACCGAAGAATTTATTGAAAAATATAGGAAGAAACCAAAAAAATAG
- the tmk gene encoding dTMP kinase, with protein MKNIGRNQKNRNNKKKRGVFITFEGVEGSGKTLQAGLLYKWLKTKGFDVCLTKEPGGTKIGEKIRKILLKGESKINKYTELFLYLADRASHLTEVIEPNLNKNKIVISDRYFDSTFAYQGVGRGINENEIELLKKLSLFSKREPDITFLLDVDPAIAKNRIKKPDRIEKEPLRFHRKVRKAYLKIAKGNPGRVVLINARGSIEETHKKIKEKIIDFLGEEFNGEKKEI; from the coding sequence TTGAAAAATATAGGAAGAAACCAAAAAAATAGAAATAATAAGAAAAAAAGAGGTGTTTTTATAACTTTTGAGGGTGTGGAAGGTTCGGGTAAAACACTGCAAGCAGGTTTATTGTATAAGTGGCTAAAAACAAAAGGATTTGATGTTTGTCTTACTAAAGAACCTGGAGGGACTAAAATTGGGGAAAAGATTAGGAAGATTCTTCTTAAGGGGGAAAGTAAAATAAATAAATATACAGAACTTTTTTTATATCTAGCAGATAGGGCTAGTCATCTTACAGAGGTTATTGAACCAAACCTTAATAAAAATAAAATTGTAATTTCGGATAGATATTTTGATTCTACCTTTGCTTATCAGGGAGTGGGCAGAGGGATAAATGAAAATGAAATAGAATTACTTAAGAAATTAAGTTTATTTAGTAAGAGAGAGCCAGATATAACTTTTTTGCTTGACGTAGATCCTGCTATTGCAAAAAATAGGATAAAAAAACCGGATCGGATTGAAAAGGAACCTTTAAGATTTCATAGAAAAGTTAGAAAAGCTTATCTTAAGATAGCCAAAGGAAATCCGGGAAGGGTTGTTTTAATTAATGCTCGGGGTTCTATAGAAGAGACTCATAAAAAAATAAAAGAAAAAATCATTGATTTTTTGGGGGAGGAGTTTAATGGAGAAAAAAAAGAAATATAG
- the rimO gene encoding 30S ribosomal protein S12 methylthiotransferase RimO, producing MKKTFYLETLGCPRNESDSEAIINNLINSYNFNLSETPEDSDIIVVNGCAFIKEAVLESIETILNLREKNKDALFVVVGCLAQRYGEELKKNLEEIDLIVGTGSIEKLPELIIKGKSEVTSNSGFLGRSIFLNSPSVTPSHYRYLKIQEGCDFKCSFCIIPKIKGGSRSKGISLIKEEIKSLPPIVKELIVVGQNTTSWGKDLGEGENLSKLIGEIAPLFPGWIRFLYFHPLSISDELLRIIHNFSNLINYLDIPFQHVSDSVLSYMRRGYGRKEIEELLEMIDKVGEFTVRTTFIIGFPEEKEEDFKELCDFIEKSNFDHIGIFEYSPEEGSTSYYMPCLKKKIIKERMREISKIIERKMEERSKKFIGKVVEVLIDGKESGEYFGRMKSSAPEIDPVVWIPGNFKIKVGEIYPVVIKSVLGGDFVGELK from the coding sequence GTGAAAAAGACTTTCTATTTAGAGACTCTTGGTTGCCCGAGAAACGAATCTGATAGTGAAGCTATCATAAATAATCTTATTAATTCTTATAATTTTAACTTATCCGAAACTCCAGAAGATTCAGATATTATTGTTGTAAATGGATGTGCTTTTATAAAAGAAGCAGTTTTAGAGTCTATTGAGACAATTCTAAATCTAAGAGAGAAGAATAAGGATGCTTTGTTTGTGGTTGTAGGATGTCTGGCACAGAGATATGGGGAAGAACTGAAGAAAAATTTAGAGGAGATAGACCTTATTGTAGGAACCGGTTCAATAGAAAAACTCCCAGAATTAATTATTAAAGGAAAATCCGAAGTTACTTCTAATTCTGGATTTTTGGGGAGAAGTATTTTTTTAAACAGTCCTTCTGTTACCCCTTCCCATTATAGGTATTTAAAAATTCAAGAAGGCTGTGATTTTAAGTGTAGCTTTTGCATAATTCCTAAGATAAAAGGTGGCTCGCGCTCAAAAGGGATTTCTTTAATAAAAGAGGAAATAAAAAGTCTTCCTCCTATAGTAAAGGAATTAATAGTTGTTGGACAAAATACAACTTCTTGGGGGAAAGATTTAGGTGAGGGTGAGAATCTTTCAAAGTTAATTGGTGAAATTGCACCTCTTTTCCCAGGATGGATTAGGTTTCTTTATTTTCATCCTCTTTCAATTTCTGATGAATTGCTTAGGATAATTCATAACTTTTCAAATCTGATAAATTATCTTGATATCCCCTTCCAGCATGTTTCCGATTCAGTTCTTTCTTATATGAGACGAGGTTACGGAAGGAAAGAGATAGAAGAATTATTAGAGATGATTGATAAAGTTGGAGAGTTTACTGTTAGGACTACTTTTATTATTGGTTTTCCGGAAGAGAAGGAAGAAGATTTTAAAGAGCTTTGTGATTTCATAGAGAAATCTAATTTTGACCATATAGGAATTTTTGAGTATTCTCCTGAAGAAGGGAGCACTTCTTATTATATGCCTTGCCTTAAAAAGAAAATAATAAAAGAAAGAATGAGGGAGATCTCGAAGATAATAGAGAGGAAAATGGAGGAGAGAAGTAAAAAATTTATAGGAAAGGTGGTTGAAGTTCTAATTGATGGAAAGGAAAGTGGAGAATATTTTGGAAGAATGAAGTCTTCCGCTCCAGAAATAGATCCTGTTGTTTGGATTCCTGGTAATTTTAAAATTAAGGTTGGAGAGATCTATCCTGTTGTAATTAAAAGTGTTCTTGGGGGTGATTTTGTAGGAGAACTTAAATGA
- the rsmI gene encoding 16S rRNA (cytidine(1402)-2'-O)-methyltransferase encodes MVYFAATPIGNLEDITYRVIRIMREVDYIICENKKRTKILIEHYGIKKPLKTFNDYNREKMTSWILNKLQEGKDFIFITSAGSPLISDPGFYLVKHLIKEKQPFTSLPGPCSLINALILSGLPSDKFIFEGYLPKKEGKRRKILESLKGEERTVIFFESPRRIEKLLIEIREILPDRFIVLAREMTKIYEEVIRGKANEIIDNMPELKGEFVVLIGGKNWSGIA; translated from the coding sequence TTGGTTTATTTTGCTGCAACTCCAATTGGAAATCTTGAAGATATTACTTATAGGGTTATTAGGATAATGAGAGAGGTAGATTATATTATTTGCGAGAATAAGAAAAGGACAAAAATTTTGATAGAGCATTATGGGATTAAAAAACCTCTTAAAACTTTTAACGATTATAATAGAGAAAAGATGACTTCCTGGATTCTGAATAAACTCCAAGAAGGGAAGGACTTTATTTTTATTACCTCTGCCGGCTCTCCTCTTATCTCAGATCCAGGTTTTTATCTTGTTAAACATTTAATAAAAGAAAAACAACCTTTTACTAGCCTACCAGGCCCTTGTTCTTTGATAAATGCCCTTATTCTTTCGGGACTTCCTTCAGATAAATTTATTTTTGAAGGTTATCTTCCAAAAAAGGAAGGAAAAAGGAGAAAGATTTTAGAATCTCTAAAAGGGGAGGAAAGAACAGTCATTTTTTTTGAGTCTCCAAGGAGGATAGAAAAACTTCTCATTGAGATAAGAGAAATCTTACCGGATAGGTTTATAGTTCTTGCAAGAGAGATGACAAAGATCTACGAAGAAGTAATTAGAGGAAAGGCAAACGAAATTATTGATAATATGCCAGAATTAAAAGGAGAATTTGTGGTTTTAATTGGAGGAAAGAATTGGTCTGGGATAGCTTAA
- a CDS encoding S41 family peptidase: MEKKKKYSFLVALVIIALVGFIYSSLNVFTAINSIEQVLRIINDNYVNDVDITELLERAIEAIVDTLDSHSSYLKEKDFKDLMIHTEGEFGGLGIQVSKRGEYITIIAPIEGTPAYEAGLLQGDKIIKIDGISTKDMDLDKAVSMMRGAPGTKVTLTISREGMDKPIDYTIVRAIIKIKSVPYAGLIKPNIGYIAINSFSKTTPNELKVVLDSLIDLGANKFILDLRNNPGGILDVAAKVASFFIEKKKEIVYTEGKNTKDFYYSDDGAYSEYPLVVLVSSFSASGSEIVAGAIQDWDRGLLIGSRTFGKGSVQRIYRLPGNRALKLTIARYHTPSGRCIDRELVKDTTRIYYTKGPLHRKVKGGGGIVPDSVLEIKYSPFFERIYRYSFDFVVEYLAKHPGVEEVTPSMIEAFKSKVKESLKKDSLEFAENIEFLKNFPDTVKLTEDVSREILRRVKEYLQRETGKPIGFSEEEWDKSLNEIKRELKIRVAYNKKGIKGRYEASIPEDEHIQVALKILKTAKTPKDVFSLKR, from the coding sequence ATGGAGAAAAAAAAGAAATATAGTTTTTTGGTTGCTCTTGTTATTATTGCTTTAGTTGGTTTTATTTATTCTTCTTTAAACGTTTTTACTGCCATAAACTCTATAGAACAGGTTTTAAGAATTATAAATGATAACTATGTTAATGACGTAGATATAACAGAGTTATTGGAACGTGCCATAGAGGCAATTGTAGATACACTTGATAGTCATAGTTCTTATCTTAAAGAAAAGGATTTTAAGGATCTAATGATTCATACAGAAGGTGAATTTGGAGGGTTAGGTATACAGGTATCGAAGAGGGGTGAGTATATAACAATCATTGCTCCTATTGAAGGGACTCCTGCTTATGAGGCAGGTCTTCTCCAGGGAGACAAGATAATTAAGATAGATGGAATTTCTACTAAAGATATGGATTTGGATAAAGCTGTGTCTATGATGAGGGGGGCTCCTGGAACAAAAGTCACTCTTACAATTTCCAGAGAAGGGATGGATAAGCCAATTGATTATACTATTGTAAGAGCAATAATTAAAATTAAATCTGTTCCATATGCAGGATTAATTAAACCTAATATAGGTTATATAGCCATAAATTCTTTTAGTAAAACTACTCCTAATGAATTGAAAGTTGTTCTTGATTCTCTTATTGATCTTGGAGCGAATAAGTTTATTTTAGACTTAAGGAATAATCCTGGGGGAATTCTTGATGTGGCAGCAAAGGTAGCTTCTTTCTTTATAGAGAAAAAGAAAGAAATTGTTTATACAGAAGGCAAAAACACAAAAGATTTTTATTATTCTGATGATGGGGCTTATTCAGAGTATCCTCTTGTAGTTTTGGTGAGCTCTTTCTCCGCTAGTGGTTCTGAAATTGTTGCAGGAGCGATTCAAGATTGGGATCGAGGTCTTTTAATTGGTTCTCGGACTTTTGGGAAGGGTTCTGTCCAAAGAATTTATCGTCTTCCTGGAAATAGAGCCCTTAAATTGACAATAGCTCGATACCACACTCCTTCTGGGAGATGCATTGATAGAGAATTAGTAAAAGATACAACAAGGATTTATTATACAAAAGGGCCATTACATAGAAAGGTGAAAGGAGGGGGTGGCATTGTTCCTGACTCTGTTTTAGAAATAAAATATTCCCCTTTCTTTGAGAGAATATATAGATATAGTTTTGATTTTGTTGTTGAGTATCTTGCAAAGCATCCAGGTGTTGAAGAGGTTACACCTTCTATGATTGAAGCTTTTAAGAGTAAGGTGAAAGAATCTTTAAAGAAGGATTCTTTAGAATTTGCAGAGAATATTGAGTTTCTTAAGAACTTTCCAGACACTGTAAAATTGACAGAAGATGTGAGTAGAGAAATCTTAAGAAGGGTAAAGGAGTATCTCCAAAGGGAGACTGGAAAACCAATAGGATTTTCGGAAGAGGAGTGGGATAAGTCCCTAAATGAAATAAAAAGGGAACTTAAGATAAGAGTGGCTTATAATAAAAAAGGGATTAAAGGGAGGTATGAGGCAAGCATTCCAGAAGATGAACACATTCAAGTAGCATTAAAAATTCTTAAAACTGCTAAAACTCCAAAAGATGTCTTTTCTCTTAAAAGGTGA